One stretch of Candidatus Eisenbacteria bacterium DNA includes these proteins:
- a CDS encoding S1 RNA-binding domain-containing protein: MSHDTESNQMPDEAGSPAEKKRGEDKADFLEVLRDLDTVLPIPDVGQRVHAKILSLGDDTAFLDYGGRSEATMETRHLRKPDGSLQAKIGDTIDAYVVANEDTVVLSPAFIPSHDDGLEILREALRSGAPVSGKVSGVNAGGLEIDLGGRRAFCPVSQIDLGYCPDASVYVGQTLEFKILDLGDKGRRIVVTRRALLQAQRDEAAVKLRASLFVGMEREGTVARLEPFGAFVDLGGIDGMVHVSEISHDRVAHPSESLKAGDRVRVRILELGKDAKGRDRISLSIKAAQQDPWHELPEEIRANAKLSGEVVRMADFGAFVRLRPGIEGLLHISEIGDDTLAHPRDALREGQVIDVKVLSVDPSKRRISLSMRENVEKSPLAHIGKTLEGVVRAHKPYGAFIDLPSLGSRVSGLLPLEEAGVGRGPGLAKRLPLGDRVEVTVLQIDEKGRIRLGIPQTGGAQAAGPAASRGVPSAMAEALRRALQQKDQPAG, encoded by the coding sequence ATGAGCCACGACACTGAATCGAACCAGATGCCCGATGAGGCAGGGAGCCCCGCCGAGAAGAAGAGAGGCGAGGACAAGGCCGACTTCCTGGAGGTGCTGCGCGACCTCGACACCGTCCTGCCGATTCCCGATGTCGGGCAGCGCGTCCATGCCAAGATCCTGAGCCTTGGCGACGATACGGCCTTCCTCGACTACGGAGGCAGGAGCGAGGCCACGATGGAGACGCGACATCTGCGGAAGCCCGACGGCTCTCTGCAGGCCAAGATCGGCGACACGATCGACGCTTATGTCGTGGCGAACGAGGACACGGTCGTCCTCTCCCCCGCCTTCATCCCGTCCCACGACGACGGCCTGGAGATTCTGCGGGAAGCCCTGCGCAGCGGCGCTCCCGTCAGCGGGAAGGTCTCCGGGGTCAACGCGGGCGGTCTCGAGATCGACCTTGGAGGGCGCCGCGCCTTCTGTCCGGTTTCGCAGATCGATCTGGGCTACTGCCCCGACGCGTCCGTCTATGTGGGGCAGACCCTGGAGTTCAAGATCCTCGACCTCGGCGACAAGGGGCGGAGGATCGTCGTCACCCGCCGCGCCCTCCTGCAGGCGCAGCGCGACGAGGCCGCCGTCAAGCTCCGCGCCAGCCTCTTCGTGGGGATGGAGCGGGAAGGGACTGTCGCGCGCCTCGAGCCTTTCGGCGCCTTTGTCGATCTCGGGGGGATCGACGGGATGGTCCATGTCTCCGAGATCTCGCACGACCGCGTAGCCCATCCCTCCGAGAGCCTGAAGGCCGGAGACCGCGTCCGAGTGAGGATCCTCGAGCTGGGCAAGGATGCGAAGGGCCGCGACAGGATCTCTCTCTCCATCAAGGCCGCGCAGCAGGATCCGTGGCACGAGTTGCCGGAGGAGATCAGGGCGAACGCCAAGCTCTCGGGCGAGGTCGTGCGCATGGCCGACTTCGGAGCCTTCGTCCGCCTCCGCCCCGGGATCGAGGGACTCCTTCACATCTCCGAGATCGGCGACGACACGCTGGCGCACCCGCGCGACGCGCTCCGCGAGGGACAGGTCATCGACGTGAAGGTGCTCTCGGTCGATCCTTCGAAGCGGAGAATCTCCCTCTCGATGCGCGAGAATGTCGAGAAGTCCCCCCTGGCGCACATCGGGAAGACCCTGGAGGGAGTCGTCCGGGCTCACAAGCCCTACGGCGCGTTCATTGATCTGCCATCCCTCGGCAGCCGCGTCAGCGGACTCCTCCCGCTGGAGGAAGCCGGCGTCGGACGAGGCCCGGGGCTCGCCAAGAGACTCCCTCTGGGCGACAGGGTCGAGGTGACGGTCCTGCAGATCGACGAGAAGGGGCGGATTCGCCTGGGCATTCCCCAGACCGGCGGGGCTCAAGCCGCAGGGCCGGCCGCCAGCCGCGGCGTGCCCAGCGCGATGGCGGAGGCGCTACGGCGAGCCTTGCAGCAGAAGGACCAACCGGCCGGCTAG
- the moeB gene encoding molybdopterin-synthase adenylyltransferase MoeB: MIPDSRGGERQLGPEELRRYARQIVLPEVGEAGQERLKKARVLCVGAGGLGSPLAIYLAAAGIGRIGLIDFDRVDLSNIHRQILYSASDVGAPKVAAAAVRLRDINPHVEIDAHEERLTGANAMEIVARYDIVADGADNFATRYLVNDVCVLSGKPNVQASIFRFEGQISTFGARRGPCYRCLYPEPPAPGTVPACADAGVLGVLPGILGTLQALEVLKLILDRGETLTGRLLLVDALAMRFREISFRKDPACPVCGPNPTIRAPIDYEEFCGTRHGGADEEKEAGAGAISVEELAARLREGESIVLIDVREPFEQRIATIPGARLISLADLWTELPRLDRSAKHVVFCHTGVRSAHAVAMMKRGGIPRVLNLTGGIDAWSVRVDPSVPRY; this comes from the coding sequence ATGATCCCTGACAGCCGCGGAGGCGAGAGGCAGCTCGGTCCCGAGGAGCTGCGCCGGTACGCCCGTCAGATCGTTCTGCCCGAGGTCGGGGAAGCGGGCCAGGAGCGACTCAAGAAGGCGCGGGTTCTCTGCGTAGGCGCGGGCGGGCTCGGCTCACCCCTGGCGATCTATCTGGCGGCGGCCGGCATCGGCAGGATCGGGCTCATCGATTTCGATCGGGTCGATCTCTCCAACATCCACCGCCAGATCCTCTACTCGGCTTCCGACGTGGGAGCGCCGAAGGTCGCCGCGGCGGCCGTTCGACTGAGGGACATCAATCCTCACGTCGAGATCGATGCGCATGAGGAGCGACTCACCGGCGCCAACGCCATGGAGATCGTCGCGCGGTACGACATCGTGGCCGATGGAGCCGACAACTTCGCCACGCGCTATCTGGTCAACGATGTCTGCGTCCTCTCGGGCAAGCCGAACGTCCAGGCGAGCATCTTCCGCTTCGAGGGACAGATCTCCACGTTCGGCGCGCGGCGGGGTCCTTGCTACCGGTGCCTCTATCCCGAGCCGCCCGCGCCGGGGACCGTGCCGGCCTGCGCCGATGCGGGCGTGCTCGGCGTCCTGCCGGGGATCCTGGGGACGCTCCAGGCGCTCGAGGTCCTGAAGCTGATCCTGGACCGCGGCGAGACCCTGACCGGGAGGCTCCTTCTTGTCGATGCGCTCGCGATGCGTTTCCGGGAGATCTCCTTTCGCAAGGACCCGGCTTGCCCGGTCTGCGGCCCGAATCCGACGATCCGCGCTCCGATCGACTACGAGGAGTTCTGCGGAACCAGGCATGGCGGCGCGGACGAAGAGAAGGAGGCGGGCGCAGGCGCGATCAGCGTCGAGGAGCTGGCCGCGCGGCTCCGCGAGGGAGAGTCGATCGTCCTGATAGATGTGCGCGAGCCTTTCGAGCAGAGGATCGCGACGATCCCGGGAGCGAGGCTGATCTCCCTCGCGGATCTCTGGACAGAGCTTCCACGCCTCGATCGGAGCGCGAAGCATGTCGTCTTCTGCCACACGGGAGTCCGCAGCGCGCATGCCGTGGCGATGATGAAGAGGGGGGGGATCCCCCGCGTGCTGAATCTGACCGGCGGGATCGACGCCTGGTCTGTGCGCGTCGACCCCTCGGTCCCCCGCTATTAG